Below is a genomic region from Acidimicrobiia bacterium.
CGCTCCCCTAGCGCGGTGCACGACCAGGTCGACCGGTGGATCCAGGGTGGCGTGGACGTCGGCGCGACCGGCGGCAAGCTCGTCGGCGCGGGCGGCGGCGGCTTCCTGCTGTTCTACGCCGAGGACAAGCCGGCCCTCCGTCGCACGATGGAGGACTTCGGACTCCAGGAGATCCGGTTCGGCTTCGACTACGCCGGGTCCACCACTGTCGTCACCTAGGCCGATGCGGGTCGCGGTCCTGCTCGCCGGCGGTCTGGGCACGCGGGTGGCGGCGGTCACCGGACCCGACGAGCCGAAGGCGCTCCTGCCCGTCGCCGGGCGCCCCTTCATCGAGTGGAAGCTGCGCCAGCTGGCGAGCCTCGGCGTGACCGACGTGCTGCTGCTGACCGGTCACGGGGGCGACCAGCTCCGCGAGGCGGTCGGCGACGGGGCGCAGTGGGGCGTGCGCGCCTCGTGCCGCGACGACGGGTCCCACCCCCTCGGCACCGGCGGGGCCATCCGAGCCGTGCTCCCCGAGCTTCCCGAGCTGTTCTGGGTCACCTACGGGGACTCCCTGGTCGAGGCGCCGCTGGCCGCGATCGAGGCCGAGCTCGACCCGACCGCGCTCGCGACGATGACCGTCCTCCGCAACGACGACCGGTGGCAGCCGAGCAACGTCGAGGCGGCGAGCGGGACTGTGCGCCGCTACTCGAAGGGCGACCCGCCGGGGACCTACTCCTGGATCGACTACGGCCTCCTGCTGTTCCGGTCCCGCGCCTTCGAGGCCTGCCCCGCGGCGAGCTTCGACCTGCGGGAGGTCATCGACTGGCTCGTCGCGGCTCGTCAGCTCCGCGCCTACGAGGTCACGGAGCGCTTCCACGACATCGGGACCGTCGCCGCCTGGCACGAGACCGACGAGTGGGCGCGGGCGAGCGGCCTGGCCGCACGCCTCGATCCCGCGGCGGCGGGAGGCGAGGGGTGAGACCGGCGGTGTTCCTCGATCGGGACGGGGTGCTCGTCGAGACCGCGCTCTCGTCGGACGGCGTGCCCCAGCCGCCCTTCCGGGCCGACGAGGCCGAGCTCGTGGGCGATGCCGCCGACGCGACCGCGCGCCTGCGCGACGCCGGGTTCGCGCTCGTCGTGGTGACGAACCAGCCCGACGTCGCCCGGGGCATCACGACGCGTGAGCGTGTCGAGGGCATCAACGAGCTCGTGAGGGATCGACTGCAGCTCGACGCGGTCTACGCGTGCTTCCATGACGGGGACGGCTGCGCGTGCCGAAAGCCGAAGGCGGGCATGCTCCGGGCGGCCAGCCTCGAGATGGACCTCGACCTGGCCGCCAGCTGGCTCGTCGGAGACCGCTGGGTCGACATCGCCGCCGCCGCGGCGAGTGGGGTTCGCAGCGTCCTGCTCGAGCGGCCGTACAGCTGGCGTCGCGCCGGTGGCGCCGAGCCGCCTCCCGGCCTGGCACCCGACGCGACGACCGCGACCTTTGCTGAGGCGGCCGCACTCATCGCTGGTACCGTGTCTCGGTCACGCGGATGAGCAGCTAGGTCGCGGTGAGCCCCATCGAGTTGTCCGTCGTCGTGCCTGTCTACAACGAGGCCGACAACGTCCCCGAGTTTCTCCGACGTCTGGTGCCGATCCTGCGCGAGCAGGTCACCTCCTACGAGGTGATCTTCGCCGTCGACCCGTCGAGCGACGGGACGGAGGCGGTGATCCGACGAGCTCGGGTGGACAACGCGGCGGTGAAGTACATCGTGTTCTCGCGGCGCTTCGGCCAGCCGACCGCGAGCCTGGCTGGCATCGAGTTCGCGTCCGGACGAGCGGTCATCGTCATGGACGTCGACCTCCAGGACCCGCCCCAGGTCCTGCCCGACCTCCTGGCTCGCTGGCGGGAGGGCTTCGAGGTGGTCTACGCGCAGCGGCGCAGCCGGCACGGCGAGCCGAGGGTGAAGCGCTGGGTCTCGACCGTGGGCTACCGGCTCATCAACCGGTTCAGCGAGGTGGAGATCCCGCGGGAGACCGGCGACTTCCGCCTCATGGACCGACGAGTCGTCAACGAGCTCCTGCGGTTCCCGGAGACCCATGGGTTCCTCCGGGGCATGGTCGCCCTCGTCGGGTTCCGCCAGACCGCAGTCGTCTTCGACCGTCCCCCTCGGCATGCCGGCCGGGGCCACTACAACCGGTTCCTCGGCTCGCTGCGCATCGGGCTCAACGGGCTCGTCGCCTTCTCGAGCGCGCTCCTCAACCTGAGCACCGCCTTCGGCTTCATCGCCGCCGGGCTGGCCTTCGCCATCGGCTTGGGATACGTGACCACGCAGGTGATCGATGCGCCGTTCCCCGTCGGGAACGCGACGATCGTGGTGCTCGTGCTGTTCGTCGGCGGCGTCCAGCTGGTGTGCCTCGGCATCCTGGGCCAGTACTTGGCGCGCATCTACGACGAGGTGAAGCGTCGGCCGCGGTTCATCGTCGACGTCGCGGAAGGGTTCGTGGAGGAGCAAGTCGCGCACTCGAAGGCGCTCGAAGAGGCGCGGGCGCGGTGACGAGCAGTGCGTACAGCAACAGCGACCACGAGGTCCGCACCGAGGACCCGTACGCGCTCGAAAAGTATGTGATCACGCTCCGCTGGCTCCGGCAGCGCGACGCCGGGCCGTCCCTCTTCAACATCGGATGCGGGAGCGGCGTGTTCAACCAGATGGCCGTCGACGCGGGATACACGGTCGAGGCCTACGAGCCCGATCCCGACGCCTACGCCCTGGCCGCACGGGCCCGGCCGCCGACGGGGTGCTCCGTGCACAATGTGGCCCTCGGCGACATTCCGGGGTCCCACGTCGCCGACGTCGTCGTGATGCACGACGTCCTCGAGCACCTCCCGGAGGATGCTCCGGCGGTCGACCGGCTCCACGACCTCCTCCGGCCTGACGGGGTGCTGATCCTGAGCGTGCCGGCGATGCCGAGTCTCTTCGGGTATCACGACGAGCAGCTCGGCCACTACCGGCGCTACACGAAGACGAGGCTTCGAGCCGTCATCGAGCGGCGGTTCGACGTCCAGCGCCTCCACGCCTTCGGTCTCGGCTTCGTGCCGGTCGCCTTCTACTACTCGCGTTGGCGGCGCAAGCCGTACCCGGTCACCGTGGCCGGTGGCCGGCACGTCGTCGGCCACGCCGTGCGGTTCGCGTGCTCGCTGGAGGGGCGGATCCCGCCACCGGTGGGGACCTCGCTGCTGTGCCTGGCCGTGCCGCGATGACGGAGCAGCAGGACGCGCGGGCGGTCGAGCGGAACGAGGCCTACTTCCTGGAGGTCGACCGCTACCTCGAACGGATGAGCGGGCTCCGCACGTACCGCAACGTTCGGACCGCCATCGAGCACGAGCTCCGTGGGGCCGGTCGCCTCCTCGACATCGGCAACGGGGGAGTCTTCGACTACGACGTCGCGATCGTCGACGAGATCGTCGCCATCGACCTGTTCCTGGACAAGCTGCCCCGCGACCACTTCCCGCCCAACGTCACGGCCCGCGCCGGGAGCGCCCTCGACCTGCCCGAGCCGGACAACTCCTTCGACGTGGTCCTGATGGCGCTCCTCATCCACCACCTGACCGGGCGTCGGGCCAGCGAGACCATGGCCAACGCCGCCCGCGCCCTCGACGAGGCCGTTCGGGTCCTGCGCCCGGGAGGCCGACTCGTCGTCGTCGAGTCCTGCGTCCCGCGGTGGTTCTACGGGCTCGAGCTGATGCTCTACCCGCCGTTGCGTGCCCTGTCGGGGACGAAGCTCATGGAGCATCCGGCCACGCTGCAGATCACGGTCCGGCAGCTCGAGGCGCTGATCGCGGCCAGGAGCGCGGACGTCCGCCGGCAGCGCATCCCGAC
It encodes:
- a CDS encoding NTP transferase domain-containing protein encodes the protein MRVAVLLAGGLGTRVAAVTGPDEPKALLPVAGRPFIEWKLRQLASLGVTDVLLLTGHGGDQLREAVGDGAQWGVRASCRDDGSHPLGTGGAIRAVLPELPELFWVTYGDSLVEAPLAAIEAELDPTALATMTVLRNDDRWQPSNVEAASGTVRRYSKGDPPGTYSWIDYGLLLFRSRAFEACPAASFDLREVIDWLVAARQLRAYEVTERFHDIGTVAAWHETDEWARASGLAARLDPAAAGGEG
- a CDS encoding HAD-IIIA family hydrolase, with the translated sequence MRPAVFLDRDGVLVETALSSDGVPQPPFRADEAELVGDAADATARLRDAGFALVVVTNQPDVARGITTRERVEGINELVRDRLQLDAVYACFHDGDGCACRKPKAGMLRAASLEMDLDLAASWLVGDRWVDIAAAAASGVRSVLLERPYSWRRAGGAEPPPGLAPDATTATFAEAAALIAGTVSRSRG
- a CDS encoding glycosyltransferase family 2 protein; this encodes MSPIELSVVVPVYNEADNVPEFLRRLVPILREQVTSYEVIFAVDPSSDGTEAVIRRARVDNAAVKYIVFSRRFGQPTASLAGIEFASGRAVIVMDVDLQDPPQVLPDLLARWREGFEVVYAQRRSRHGEPRVKRWVSTVGYRLINRFSEVEIPRETGDFRLMDRRVVNELLRFPETHGFLRGMVALVGFRQTAVVFDRPPRHAGRGHYNRFLGSLRIGLNGLVAFSSALLNLSTAFGFIAAGLAFAIGLGYVTTQVIDAPFPVGNATIVVLVLFVGGVQLVCLGILGQYLARIYDEVKRRPRFIVDVAEGFVEEQVAHSKALEEARAR
- a CDS encoding methyltransferase domain-containing protein; amino-acid sequence: MTSSAYSNSDHEVRTEDPYALEKYVITLRWLRQRDAGPSLFNIGCGSGVFNQMAVDAGYTVEAYEPDPDAYALAARARPPTGCSVHNVALGDIPGSHVADVVVMHDVLEHLPEDAPAVDRLHDLLRPDGVLILSVPAMPSLFGYHDEQLGHYRRYTKTRLRAVIERRFDVQRLHAFGLGFVPVAFYYSRWRRKPYPVTVAGGRHVVGHAVRFACSLEGRIPPPVGTSLLCLAVPR
- a CDS encoding class I SAM-dependent methyltransferase codes for the protein MTEQQDARAVERNEAYFLEVDRYLERMSGLRTYRNVRTAIEHELRGAGRLLDIGNGGVFDYDVAIVDEIVAIDLFLDKLPRDHFPPNVTARAGSALDLPEPDNSFDVVLMALLIHHLTGRRASETMANAARALDEAVRVLRPGGRLVVVESCVPRWFYGLELMLYPPLRALSGTKLMEHPATLQITVRQLEALIAARSADVRRQRIPTGPLLLQFGVKWPTLLTPARPFLLVGTKPRA